AGGACAGCACCGTGCCCTCGTCGGACACCGGGACGAACTCGGTGAGCGCCGCGGCGGTGACCGGGTCGTACTCGACCGGGGGCACGTGCACGCGGCCGTCCGCGCCGCGCACGCCCTCGATGCGGCGCTCCCGCAGTCCGGCGGCGAACCGGCCGAGCACGGGCCCGAGGGAGCGGGTGTAGTCGAATGCCAGATCCAGCGGTGCGGACAGCGGTGTGCTCACGACTCGAAGTGAAACACGTTCTCGATCTGACGGCAAGACGCTCTGCCCGCGGCTTGCGCGTCAACTGGAACAGGTTCTAGATTCGGGGTTATGACCACCACACTGGAGACCATCGGCCTGTGGCGGATCGCGGCCGGGCACCCGGACCGGACGGCCGTCGTGAACCCCGACGGCGGCGAGATCGGCTACGGCGCGCTCGCCGGCAAGGCCGACGCCTACGCGCGTGGCCTGCGCGAGCTGGGCCTGGAGACCGGCGACGTGGTGGTGGTGCTGCAACCCAACGGCGCCGAGCTGCTCGCGGCCTACTTCGCCGCGCTGCAGACCGGGCTGTACGTGGTGATGGTCAACTGGCACCTGGTCGGTCCGGAGGTCGCCTACATCCTGTCCGACTCCGGTGCGAAGGCGTTCCTCGCGCACGAGCGGTTCGCCGGGGTGGCCACGGCGGCGGCGGACGAGGCCGGGATCCCGGCCGGCGCCCGGTTCGCCGTCGGCCACATCGACGGGTTCCGCGACGTGGCCGAGCTCGGCGCCGGGGGGAGCGGCCGCCCGGAGGTGCGGACGGCCGGGTCGCCGATGCTCTACACGTCGGGCACGACCGGGCGGCCCAAGGGCGTGCGCCGGCCGCTCAGCGGCGCCGATCCGGACACCGTGCCGGCCGCGTCCACGTGGTTCTTCGGCATCTTCGGTCTCGAACCGTTCGACGGGCACGTCCACCTGTGCGGTTCGCCGCTCTACCACACCGCGGTGCTGAACTTCGCGTCGATCTCGATCCAGCTCGGGCACCCGGTCGTGCTGATGGACCGGTGGGATCCGGAGGAGATGCTGCGGCTGATCGAGCGGTACCGGGTCACGCACAGCCACCTGGTGCCGACGCAGTTCCGCCGCCTGCTGGCGCTGCCGGAGGAGGTGCGGTCGCGGTACGACCTGTCGTCGCTGCGGAACATGATCCACGGCGCTGCGCCGTGCCCGCCGGAGGTCAAGCGGCGGATGCTGGAGTGGTGGGGTCCGGTGGTGACCGACTACTACGCCGCGACCGAGGGCGGCGGCACGATGATCACGGGTGAGGAGTGGCTGCGCAAGCCCGGCTCGGTGGGGCGGCCGTGGCCCGGGTCGGTGGTCAAGATCCTCGACGACGACGGCAACGAGCTGCCGCCGGGCCGGCCCGGCGCGGTGTACATGCGGATGGGGTCCTCGACGTTCGAGTACCACCGGGACGCCGAGAAGACGCGCAAGGCGCGGACCGGGGACCTGTTCACCCTCGGCGACGTGGGGTACCTGGACGAGGACGGCTACCTGTTCCTGCACGACCGCAAGAACGACATGATCATCTCCGGCGGGGTGAACATCTACCCGGCGGAGATCGAGAACGAGTTGGTCGTGCACCCGAAGGTCGCCGACGTCGCGGTGTTCGGCATCCCGCACGAGGAGTGGGGCGAGGAGATCAAGGCGGTCGTGCAGCCCGCGCCCGGCGTGGCGCCCGGGCCGGAACTGGCCGCCGAGTTGCTGGAGTGGGTGCGCGGGCGGCTGGCGAAGTTCAAGCTGCCCCGCAGCGTGGACTTCACCGAAGAACTGCCACGCGATCCCAACGGGAAGCTGTACAAGCGGAAGCTGCGCGATCCGTATTGGACGGACCGGCAGATCTGACCGCACAGTCCCGGCACAGCTTCCGCACAGCGCACGAAGAGCCACGCGGCGCAGGGCCGGGTCATGAGCGCAGGCACCCGGCTCACTGGTGCCGCCTGCCCGCGCGGTCCGGGCAGCTCGTCCGCTTCGCGGTGGTCCTGGGTGTTCCGCGTTGCGCACCCGCGCCGGGGTGGACGCCGCTGGTGGCGGCGGCGCCCACCGCGGCCACCGGCGTCAGCGGCCCTCGAACCGGGGTGTGCGCTTCTCCGTGAACGCCCGCGGGCCCTCCTTGGCGTCCGCGGACCGGAAGACCGCCAGCCCGTACCGGGCTTCCAGCTCGAACGCCTCCTCCTCGGCCATCCCCTCGGTGTCGCGGATCGTGCGCAGGATCGCCTGTACCGCGAGCGGGCCGTTGGCCGCGATCAGGTCCGCCAGCTCCAGTGCGCGGTCGAGTGCGGTCCCGTCCGGCACCACGCTGCCGATCAGCCCGATCTCCTTGGCCTCGGCCGCGGTGAGGTGCCGTCCGGTCAGTAGGATCTCCGCGGCCATCGTGTACGGGATCTGCCGCGGCAGCCGGACCGCCGAACCGCCCATCGGGAACAGGCCCCAGCGGGCCTCCGAGACACCGAAGCGCGCGCTTTCCCCGGCCACCCGGATGTCGGTGGCCTGCAGGATCTCGGTGCCGCCGGCGATGGCCGGGCCCTCCACGGCCGCGATCAGCGGCTTCGTGAGCCGGCGCCCCTTGAGGAGGCCCTCGATGCGAGCCGGGTCGAACGTGCCGCGCTCGTAGGAGTCGGCGGGGGAGTTGCGGCTCATCGACTTCAGGTCCGCGCCCGCGCAGAACGCCCCGCCCGCCCCCGTGAGCACACAGCACCGGATGTCCGGATCGCGGTCCACCCGGTCCCAGGCGCCGGTCAGGATCGCCATCATCTCGCCGCTGATCGCGTTGCGGACCTCCGGCCGGTTCAGCGTCACCACGAGCGTGTGCGCGCGTTGTTCAACCAGGGCGTGCGGCTGTGCCATGGGTACCTCCCCGCTCGGCGCCATTGCCCAAAACGATAACATGTTCTAGTTTGACTGAGTGGCTTACAACATCGCGGATCTGCTCGAGCACGCCGTCGACGCCGTGCCGGATCGCCCCGCGGTCATCTGCGGCGGGCGGCAGGTGACCTACGCCCAGCTGGACGAGCGGGCCAACCGGCTCGCGCACCACCTCGCCGCACAGGGCATCGGCCCCGGCGCGCACATAGGCGTCTATTCCCGGAACTCCGTCGAGATGATCGAGGCGATGTTCGCCGCCTACAAGCTGCGCGCCATCGCGATCAACGTCAACTACCGCTACGTGCAGGGCGAACTGGAGTACCTGTTCACCAACGCCGACCTGGTCGCGCTGGTGCACGAGCGGCAGTACGCCGACCGGGTCGCCGCGGTGCTGCCCGCCGCGCCAAAACTGAAACACGTACTAGTGATCGACGACGACAGTGACGCGGACTTCACCGGCTACGGCGGCGTCGACTACGAGACCGCGCTGGCCGCGCAGCCGCCCCACCGCGACTTCGGCGAACGCAGTTCCGACGACCTCTACATCCTCTACACCGGTGGCACCACCGGATATCCCAAGGGCGTGATGTGGCGCCACGAGGACGTCTGGCGCGCCCTCGGCGGTGGCATCGACTTCGTCACCGGCCAGTACGTCCCGGACGAGTGGGCGATGGCCGAACAGGGCAAGCAGGGCGGCATGGTCCGGCTGCCCGCCGCGCCGCTCATCCACGGCGCCGCCCAGTGGGCCGCGTTCGGCGCGATGTTCAGCGGTGGCACGGTCGTGTTCGTGCCGCAGTTCGACCCGCACCTCATCTGGCGCGAGGTCGCCCGGCACCGGGTCCAGGTGCTCACGATCGTGGGGGACGCGATGGCGCGCCCGCTGATCGAGGCCTACCACCAGGGCAGGTACGACGCGTCCTCGCTCGTGGCGGTGTCCAGCCACGCCGCACTGTTCTCCCAGCCGGTCAAGCAGGAGTACCTGCGGACCTTTCCGAACCTGGTGCTCACCGACGCCATCGGCTCGTCGGAGAGCGGTTTCACCGGCATCGGGATGGTCGCCAGGGACGCCGACCACTCCGCCGGCCCGCGGGTGAACTTCGGCAAGGACGCGGTCCTGATCGACGAGGACGACCGCGTGGTGCCCCGGGTTCCCGGTGCGACCGGCCGGATCGCGCGGCGCGGGCACGTCCCGCTGGGCTACTACAAGGACCCCGCCAAGACCGCGACGATCTTCGTCGACATCGACGGCCACCGTTACGTCGTGCCCGGCGACTACGCCCGCTACGAGTCCGACGGCACCGTCACCCTGCTCGGCCGTGGCTCGCAGTGCGTCAACACCGGTGGCGAGAAGGTGTTCCCGGAGGAGGTCGAGGGCGCGCTGAAGTCCCATCCGGACGTGTTCGACGCGCTCGTCATCGGCGTGCCGGACGGCCGGCTCGGCCAGCGGGTCGCCGCGATCGTCCAGCCGCGGCCCGGCACCGGTCTCGATCTGGGTGCCCTCGAGGCGCACGTGCGGACGAAGATCGCCGGGTACAAGGTGCCGCGCAGCGTATGGATCGTCGACGAGATCGGCCGGCTACCCAGCGGCAAGCCGGACTACCCGTGGGCGCAGCGGCACGCCGCCGGGAACCCGCCCGCCCAGCCGCAGAACGCCTGAAGGAGACCGTATGCGCACCCCGTTGTGCGAGAGGTTCGGCATCCGGTACCCGATCATCGGGTTCACCCCGTCCGAGCACGTGGCCGCCGCGATCAGCAAGGCCGGCGGCCTCGGCGTGCTCGGCTGCGTGCGCTTCAACGACGCGGACGAGCTCGACCGGGTGCTGGACTGGATGGACGCCAACACCGACGGCCGGCCCTACGGGGTGGACGTCGTCATGCCCGCGAAGATCCCCGCCGAGGGCGCCGCGGTCGACCTCGCCAGGCTGATCCCGGACGAGCACCGCGCGTTCGTCGAGCGGACCCTGCGCGAGCTGGGGGTGCCGGCCCTGCCGGAGGACACCGAGGAGCGCGCTGGCGTGCTCGGCTGGCTGCATTCGGTGGCCCGCTCGCACGTCGAGGTCGCGCTCCGGCACCCGATCAAGCTGATCGCCAACGCGCTCGGTTCCCCGCCGGCCGACGTAATCGAGCAGGCCCACGCGCACGGGGTGCCGGTCGCGGCGCTGGCCGGGAAGGCCGGGCACGCGGTGCGGCACGTGGACAACGGCGTGGACTTCGTGGTGGCGCAGGGCTACGAGGCCGGCGGGCACACCGGCGAGATCGGGTCGATGGTGCTGCTGCCGGAGATCGTCGACGCGGTCGGCGACCGGGTACCGGTGCTCGCGGCGGGCGGCATCGGCTCGGGGCGGCAGGTGGCGGCGGCACTGGCGCTCGGCGCGTCGGGCGCGTGGACCGGGTCGATCTGGCTCGCCACCGAGGAGTACCTGCGGACCATGCCCGAGTCGGCGGCCATGCAGACCGCGCTGGTCGGGGCGACCTCGTCGGACACCGTGCGGACGCGCATCTACACCGGCAAGCCCGCGCGACTGCTCAAGACGCGCTGGACGGAGGCGTGGGCGGCGCCGGACGCACCCGAACCGCTGCCGATGCCGCTGCAGAACCTGCTGGTCAGCCCCGCGCACAACCGCATCCACGCCGCAGGCGACCCGACGGTGGTGTCGATGCCGGCCGGCCAGATCATTGGCCGGATCGACCGGGTGCGCCCGGTGGCCGAGATCGTCGCCGACCTGGTCAGCGGCTACGCGGAAACCCTCACCCGCCTCGACCGGACCCGGTGACCCGCACCCACCCCCAGCGCCGTGTTCGCCGCCCGGCGCGCTGTGTTTGCCGCTGCGGGCGGTGAGTTGGCCGGTCAGCGCCCGGTGCGGTGGCGCGAGGTGACGAACCACGCCACCACACCGACCGCCAGCACCACGACGCCGCTGATCACCGACGCGACCGGCAGGCTGAACGCGAGCACCACGCACCCGGCCAGGCCCACCGCCGGCACCACCCGCCGCTTGCGCAGCGTCCACGCGCTCGCGTTCGCGATGGCGTAGTAGGTCAGCACCGCGAACGAGGAGAACCCGATCGCGCCGCGCAGGTCGGTCACCAGCACCAGCGCGGCCACCACCACGCCGATCGTCACCTCCGCCCGGTGCGGCACGGCGAAGCGCGGGTGCACGGCCGCCAGGGGAGCGGGCAGGTGCCCGTCCCGGGCCATCGCGAACGTCGTCCGGGACACGCCGAGCACCAGCGCCAGCAGCGAGCCCAGCGCGGCCAGCGCCGCCCCGGCCCGGACCACCGGCGTCAGGGCCGCCCACGACGTGCCCGCGAGCGCGGCCGCGATCGGGTCCGGAGTGGACGCCAGGCGCGCCGGTCCGAGTTGCCGCAGCAGGAAAACGGCCACCACCGCGTACACGACGAGCGTGATGCCGAGCGCGATCGGGACGGCCCGCGGGATGGTGCGTGCCGGGTCCCGCACCTCTTCGCCGAGCGTGGCGATGCGGGCGTACCCGGCGAACGCGAAGAACAGCAGTCCGGCGGACTGGAGCACCCCGCCGGCGGGCGCCGCCGGGGTCAGTGGCGCCGCCGCGGGGGCACCGGCGACCGCCATCGCCAGCACCGACCCGGCCAGCACGACGAGCGTGATCGTCACGATGACCTTGGTGACCGTCACCGACCGCTGCACTCCGCGGTAGTTGAGCGCGGTCAGCGCCAGGACGGCGGCTGCCGCGATCAGCGACTGCGCCGGCCGCCCCGCGCCGGGTGCGACGTAGGACGCGACCGTCAGGGCCATCGCCGCACAGCTCGCCGTCTTGCCGACGACGAAACCCCATCCGGCGAGGTAGCCCCAGAACGCGCCGAGCCGTTCCCGCCCGTAGACGTAGGTCCCGCCGGACGTGGGGTACCGCGCGGCCAGCCGGGCCGAGGAGGTGGCGTTGCAGTAGGCGACCACCGCGGCCAGCGCGAGCCCGAGAAGCAAGCCGGTGCCCGCGGCGCGCGCGGCCGGCGCGAAGGCCGCGAACACCCCGGCCCCGATCATCGAGCCGAGCCCGATCACCACCGCATCGCCGGTGCCGAGGCGTCGCTCCAGTCGTGTCACGGGGCGACCGTAACCGACCGGCGCCCCACGGGGCCGGTTCGTCACCGGATGTTCGGCGGCCGTTCGAGCCCGGCCAGCTTGCGCCGCAGCACCTCCCGTTCCCGGTCGTTGCCGCACAGCTCCACGGCTCGCGCCAGCTCGGCTCGCGCCTCCCCGGGCCGGCCCAGCCGGGTGAGCAGCTCCCCGCGCACCGTCGGCAGCAGGTGCGATCCGCGCAGCGCGCCCGCTGCCGCCAGCGAGTCCACGATCGGCAGTGCCGCCGCCGGCCCGCGCGCCATCGACACCGCCACCGCGCGGTTGACCTCCACCACCGGTGACGGCGCGAGCCGCCCGAGCGCCTCGTACAGGAGCACCACCCGCTCCCAGTTCGTCTCGGCGACCGACGGCGCGACCGCGTGGCACTCGGCGATCGCCGCCTGCAGGCCGTACGCCCCCAGCCCGCGGCCCGCCGCCCCGGCCCGGGCCAGTGCCGCCCGGCCGCGCTGGATCGCCGAGCGGTCCCAGCGGCGGCGGTCCTGGTCCTCCAGCAGCACCGGCTCGCCGTCCGGTCCGGTGCGCGCCGGGAACCGCGCCGCGGTCAGCTCCAGCAACGCCAGCAACCCGTGCACCTCGGGCTCGCCGGGCACCAGGCGCGACAGCACGCGGGCGAGGCGCTGGGCCTCTCCGGCGAGGTCGAACCGGATCAGGTCGCTGCCCGAGCTGGCCGACGAGCCCTCGGTGAAGATCAGGTAGATCACGTTGAGCACCGAGCCGAGCCGCTCGGCCCGTTCCTGCGGCGGCGGGACCTCGAACGGCACCTGCGCCGCGGCGAGGGCCTTCTTCGCCCGGGTGATCCGGGCCTGCACGGTGGCGGTCGGCGTCAGGACCGCCCGCGCGATCTCGTCGCTGGTCAGCCCGCCCACCACGCGCAGGGTCAGCGTCAGCCGGGCCTCCCGCGACAGCACCGGGTGGCACGCGACGAACATCAGCGCGAGCACGTCGTCGTCGATCTGGTCCGGGTCCCAGTCGCCGGTGACGGCGTCCTCCCGCAGGTCGTTCGCGAGGACGGCGTACTTGGCGTCCAGCGCGGCGCGGCGGCGGAACACGTCCACGGCGCGGCGCCGGCCCACGGTGTGCAGCCACCCGGCGGGATTGCGGGGGACGCCTTCCCGCGGCCAGGTCACGAGTGCCTCGGCCAGCGCCTCCTGCGCGAGGTCCTCGGCCAGCGCGAAATCGCCGGTGTAGCGCGCGAGCGCACCGACGATCCGCGCCGACTCGATCCGCCAGATGGCGGCCACCGCATCCCGCTCGGTCATCTCAGAGCTGGCCGGTCGCCTCGCGCCACGCACGCTCCTTCTGGATCCACTCGTTGTCCTGCGGGAACTCGTCGATCGTGGTCACGCGCCGGATCTCGGTCTTGAAGCCCTTGCCCTTGATCGGCGAGCGCTTGGCCCATTCGATCGCTTCCTCCTTCGAGGCCACGTTGAGGATGTAGAAGCCGCCGAACAGCTCCTTCGTCTCCCCGTACGGGCCGTCCGTCACCACCGGCGGCTCGGTGGAGAAGTCGACCACCACGCCCTCGTTCGCGTCGTCGAGCCCTTCGGCGGCCACCAGCACCCCGGCCCGGATCAGCTCCTGGTTGTACCGGCCGGTGAGCTCGAGCATCTCGGTGAAGTCGACGTTGCCCAGGTTCGCGAACGCCTCGTCGGTGGCCCGCCAGATGAGCATGAACTTCATGGTGGTTCTCCCTCGATGTCCGGGTTCGGTCGAACCCTCTCACCCCTGAGTCGAACGGGGAAAGGACCGGATCGACATCGCCCGCGGAAATTTTCGTGCAACCGGACCGCCGGGTCGTTCCGTCTGGGCAGGCATGAGGTGGCGCGCGACGACGTGCGGGCTTGGGCTGGTCCTCCTGGTGGCCGCGGCCTGCGGCGGGCAGACCGGCACCGGCGGCCCGGCCGGCAGCCCGCCCGGTGGCGGGGCCACATCCACCGCGCCGGTGGCGCCGTCCGCACCGGCCACCCGCGTGCCACCGGCGCTGCCCGGCGGCCCGCGCGAGATGCAACCACCCGCCGGGGTCACCCCGGTGCCGGCCGGCCGGGTGGACGCTTCGGCGCTGCCCGCGGACTTCCCCCGCGAGGTGTACGTCAGCGCCGACGGCAGGCAGCTGTTCGTCCGCGCCGAGGAGGGCGGGTGCGGGCGTGCCGCCGCGGAGCTGACCGGGCAGGACGCGCAGCGGGTGGTGGTCACCCTGGTGGAGAGCAAGAGCAACCTGGCCGGCCAGATGTGCACGATGGACCTGCGGTACCCGGTGGTCTCGGTGACCCTGTCCGCTCCGCTGAACGAGCGGACCGTCGTGCTCAAGAGCGCCAAGCGAGGTTACTGACCGGTAGGATGCGCGGCATGACGCAACGCCAGGTCGCGGCCACCCGCACGGTCGCGGCGCCCCCGGAGAAGATCTTCGAGCTGCTCACCGACCCGTCGAAGCACCCGCTGATCGACGGATCCGGCACGGTGCTCGCAGCGCGGCACGACGGGCCGGAGCGGCTCACGCTCGGCTCCCGGTTCGGCATGGACATGAAGATGGGCGCGAGCTACCGCATCCGGAACACGGTCGTCGAGTTCGAGGAGAACCGGCTGATCGCCTGGCGGCACTTCAACGGGCACCGCTGGCGGTGGCGGCTCGACCCCCGTCCGGACGGGGCCACCGACGTCACCGAGACCTTCGACTGGTCCACGGCGCGCCTTCCGCTGCTGATCGACCTCAGCTTCTTCCCGCGCAAGAACCGGCAGGCGATCGAGAAGACCCTGGACCGGCTGGTGCGGATGTTCGAGGCCTGAGCGCGGGGGTGTGGCCTACTTCGCGGCCCGCGGTGCGTAGCGCGCACCACACCAGAGCGTGGGGGAGCACGCGCAGGCGGTAACGTCAAGGGCCCGAATTGCCTGCGAGGGAGCCCGAGTGACCACCACCACCTTCCAGTACACCGACGTGCTGCCGCTGGGTCCGGACCACGAGACCGAATACCGGCTCGTGACGGCCGAGGGCGTCCGGGTAGTCGAGGCCGCCGGTCGGAAGTTCCTGGAAGTCGACCCCGGCGCGCTGACGAAGCTCGCCCGGACCGCGATCACCGACATCCAGCACCTGCTGCGCTCGTCGCACCTGGCGCAGCTGCGGGCGATCGTCGACGACCCCGAAGCCAGCGGCAACGACCGCTTCGTCGCGATGGACCTGCTGCGCAACGCGGCCATCTCGGCCGGCGGGGTGCTGCCGATGTGCCAGGACACCGGCACGGCGATCGTCATCGGCAAGCGCAGCCAGGGGGTGCTCACCGGCGGCAACGACGAGCAGGCCCTGGCGCGCGGCATCTTCGACGCCTACCAGGAGCTGAACCTGCGCTACTCGCAGATGGCGCCGGTCTCCTTCTGGGAGGAGAAGAACACCGGGACGAACCTGCCCGCGCAGATCGAGCTGTACCACAAGGACGGCGCGGGCGACCCGAGCTACGAGTTCCTGTTCATGGCCAAAGGCGGCGGCTCGGCCAACAAGACCTTCCTCTACCAGGAGACCAAGGCCGTCCTGAACCCCAAGCGGCTGGCGAAGTTCCTGGACGAGAAGCTGCGCAGCCTCGGGACCGCGGCCTGCCCGCCGTACCACCTGGCGATCGTGGTCGGCGGCATGTCGGCCGAGTACAACCTCAAGGTCGCCAAGCTCGCCTCGGCCCGCTATCTGGACAACCTGCCGCGCGAGGGCTCGCCACTGGGCCACGGCTTCCGGGACACCGACCTGGAGCAGCAGGTGCTGGAAATGACCCGGCAGTTCGGCATCGGCGCCCAGTTCGGCGGCAAGTACTTCTGCCACGACGTGCGGGTCATCCGGCTGCCCCGGCACGGCGCATCCTGCCCGGTCGGCATCGCGGTGTCCTGCTCCGCCGACCGGCAGGCCAAGGCGAAGATCACCGCGGACGGCGTGTTCATCGAGCAGCTCGAACGCGACCCGGCGCGTTTCCTGCCGGACGTCACCACCGAGGACCTGTCCGACGAGGTGGTGCAGGTCGACCTGAACCGCCCGATGGACGAGATCCGCGCGCAGCTGTCGTCGCTGCCGGTCAAGACCCGGCTGTCGCTGACCGGTCCGCTCGTGGTGGCGCGGGACATCGCGCACGCGAAGATCGCGGAGCGTCTGGAGGCAGGCGAGGAGATGCCGCAGTACCTGCGCGACCACCCGGTCTACTACGCCGGCCCGGCGAAGACTCCGGACGGGTACGCGTCCGGCTCGTTCGGCCCGACCACCGCGGGCCGCATGGATTCCTACGTGGAGCAGTTCCAGGCGGCCGGCGGGTCGATGGTCATGCTCGCCAAGGGCAACCGGTCCAAGCAGGTCACCGCCTCCTGCCAGCGGCACGGCGGGTTCTACCTGGGTTCGATCGGCGGCCCGGCGGCGCGGCTGGCGCAGGACTGCATCAAGAAGGTCGAGGTGCTGGAGTACCCGGAGCTGGGCATGGAAGCCGTGTGGAAGATCGAGGTCGAGGACTTCCCGGCGTTCATCGTCATCGACGACAAGGGCAACGACTTCTTCGCCGAGACGTCGGAGCCCGTGCTGCAGATCAGCTTCCGCTCCTAGCGCCGGTGTGCCCCGGAAAAGTCGGAAGGCCGGGCCCACCCCGACGGACCCGACCTTCCGGGGCAAGCGGCCGGGAGCGCAGGGCACCCCGCCGCGAAGTTCTACCGAACACAGGACGTGGCGAAGCCGCGACACGTTGCTTCCACGGTGACGTGACCTGTGTCATAGGTCAACGCTGCCGATCGGGTAGTCCGTGGAGCACCGGGACCACGCCGCGTGGCGGAGTGGCCCCGGTGTACCGGGCACGGTCAGCTGGCGTAGGCGCGCAGCCGCTCGGCGCGCTCGCCCTGGCGCAGCTTCGACATGACCTCGCGCTCGATCTGGCGGACCCGCTCGCGGGACAACCCGAAGTGCTTGCCGATCTGGTCGAGGGTGCGCGGCTGGCCGTCGTCGAGGCCGTAGCGCATCCGGATCACCTGCTGCTCCCGCTCGTCGAGGGTGGCCAGCACCCGGCGCAGGTCGTCCTGCAGCAGGCCGGAGATGACGGCGCTCTCGGCGTCGGTGGCCTCGGAGTCCTCGATGAAGTCGCCCAGCGGGGCGTCCTCGTCGGTGCCGACCGGCATGTCCAGGCTCACCGGGTCACGCGCGTGGTCGAGCAGGTCGGCCACCTTGTCCACCGGGATCCCGGACTCGGCGGCCAGCTCCTCGTTGGTGGCCTCCCGGCCGAGCTGCTGGTGCAGGTCGCGCTTGATCCGGGCCAGCTTGTTGACCTGCTCCACCAGGTGCACCGGCAGCCGGATGGTGCGGCCCTGGTCGGCCATCCCGCGGGTGATGGCCTGGCGGATCCACCACGTCGCGTAGGTCGAGAACTTGAACCCCTTGGAGTAGTCGAACTTCTCCACCGCGCGGATCAGACCCAGGTTCCCCTCCTGGATCAGGTCGAGCAGCGGCATCCCCCGGCCGGTGTAGCGCTTGGCCAGCGACACGACCAGTCGCAGGTTGGCCTCCAGCAGGTGGTTCTTCGCCTGGTGGCCGTCGCGCACCAGCGCCTCGAGCTCCTTGCGGCGCTGCGCGCTCAGCTTCGGCGCGGTGTCGAGCATGTGCTGCGCGAACACCCCCGCCTCGATGCGCTTGGCGAGCTCGACCTCGTCGGCGGCCGACAGCAGCGCGGTCTTGCCGATCCCGTTGAGGTACACCCGCACGAGGTCCGCGGCCGGGCCCTGGGCGTCGAGATCCGCGTCGAGGTTCGGCGAAGGGCGTACGCTGGACTCGACGGGCTCGATTTCGGGCTCGGGGACCTCACGAGTCGGGCGCTCGAGAGTTTGTACTGACATGTTCTGCCTCCCCGGTCACGGGCGGACACGTTCGGTGCGTCACACCGGCTCCTGCGCCGCGTGGGTGAATCCTGTGGAGTGCTCCACCCCCGCGTGCCCAGCTCGTCGGCTGGACATTGGTTCCAACGCCGGTCGTTGCCGAAACGTTCCCGCCTCCTCCACTTCGAAGACGGCGGGACACCGGGCCGGGT
The sequence above is a segment of the Amycolatopsis viridis genome. Coding sequences within it:
- a CDS encoding sigma-70 family RNA polymerase sigma factor, coding for MSVQTLERPTREVPEPEIEPVESSVRPSPNLDADLDAQGPAADLVRVYLNGIGKTALLSAADEVELAKRIEAGVFAQHMLDTAPKLSAQRRKELEALVRDGHQAKNHLLEANLRLVVSLAKRYTGRGMPLLDLIQEGNLGLIRAVEKFDYSKGFKFSTYATWWIRQAITRGMADQGRTIRLPVHLVEQVNKLARIKRDLHQQLGREATNEELAAESGIPVDKVADLLDHARDPVSLDMPVGTDEDAPLGDFIEDSEATDAESAVISGLLQDDLRRVLATLDEREQQVIRMRYGLDDGQPRTLDQIGKHFGLSRERVRQIEREVMSKLRQGERAERLRAYAS
- a CDS encoding SRPBCC family protein: MTQRQVAATRTVAAPPEKIFELLTDPSKHPLIDGSGTVLAARHDGPERLTLGSRFGMDMKMGASYRIRNTVVEFEENRLIAWRHFNGHRWRWRLDPRPDGATDVTETFDWSTARLPLLIDLSFFPRKNRQAIEKTLDRLVRMFEA
- a CDS encoding fumarate hydratase, with translation MTTTTFQYTDVLPLGPDHETEYRLVTAEGVRVVEAAGRKFLEVDPGALTKLARTAITDIQHLLRSSHLAQLRAIVDDPEASGNDRFVAMDLLRNAAISAGGVLPMCQDTGTAIVIGKRSQGVLTGGNDEQALARGIFDAYQELNLRYSQMAPVSFWEEKNTGTNLPAQIELYHKDGAGDPSYEFLFMAKGGGSANKTFLYQETKAVLNPKRLAKFLDEKLRSLGTAACPPYHLAIVVGGMSAEYNLKVAKLASARYLDNLPREGSPLGHGFRDTDLEQQVLEMTRQFGIGAQFGGKYFCHDVRVIRLPRHGASCPVGIAVSCSADRQAKAKITADGVFIEQLERDPARFLPDVTTEDLSDEVVQVDLNRPMDEIRAQLSSLPVKTRLSLTGPLVVARDIAHAKIAERLEAGEEMPQYLRDHPVYYAGPAKTPDGYASGSFGPTTAGRMDSYVEQFQAAGGSMVMLAKGNRSKQVTASCQRHGGFYLGSIGGPAARLAQDCIKKVEVLEYPELGMEAVWKIEVEDFPAFIVIDDKGNDFFAETSEPVLQISFRS